GGAATGCCTGTAACAGATGAAGAAGGCAAGCCTATAGGCATGGTTACGGAATTTGATCTATTAGAGGCTGCTAGGAGCGGTAAAGAGCTAGTCAAGACCACTGCGGAGGACGTAATGACTAAAGATGTTTTTACCGTTGACGAAGCCACACCTGTCCTCGATATTGTAAAAATTATGAAAGAGAAAAATATCATTCGTCTTCCTGTTACGCAGGATGGCAAGTTAGTAGGCATAATAGCCAGATGTGATATTCTAAAAACGCTGATAGAACCCGAGTTTGTTACCTATATGTAAAGCCGTGGATCTGGTTTGTATAAATCCAATACAACCAGGTCCTCAATTATCATGAACGCCTAAGAAGGTTGTCCCGATCCGAATCGTCCTTGAAAATTCGGCATCGCTCGATACCCCTTCAAATAATGTGATCAAGCGCCGGGGCCATCTATTCCCGACTTTTTCGGCATCCCCCTCGCATATAACATGCAAAGCCGATCCAAAACTGGAAATGTGCAGGGCGTCCCTCTTTTTTTCCCAAAATAAGGGTATCGGGCAGGTCTTTTTCGCTTTGGACTACGTGGTCCTGTTTAGGCTTTTCAACCGACAGTGGGTGTGATACCTAACTGAAAGCATCAATTTTTCTGAGTCACAGATCTTGGCAAGCATCGACACTCTTGCCTGTCTGAGCAGCCCCACCACATCTTGCGCACTGCCAGCCTCCCCTCAATGCTCGTCTAGACATCCGCCCTTTCCGGTGTGCTCTTCTTTGGCTCAATGCCTTGTTTTGCGTAAGATGATGCTTAATGTGTGGCAGAGGATAAAGTTTTCTTGGTTGTATTAATGCTTTAGGAGGTCCCATTGACCAATATGGGAATATTTCATAATGCGCAACTTAATGTTAACCGTTCAACACCGGCTAAACCCGCTTCACCTTTATTGCCGTTTCGTGGAAAAGGGGTTGAGCAACAAGTGCTCCATGTCAATGTGTAAATGGTACCAGATCCTCATTTACAGTTGGCTTACAAAGCTATCCGTGGCCACGATATGGATTTGCAAGCGTTTTAACTGAACAATCTAAGCGATAGAAGAGGACATTGAAGTCTTCCTGAAAAAGTACGACAAAAAGGCCAAGAAATGACCGTAGAACAAAGCCGTATAAAAGAAATAGAAGAGATCATTAACCAGTTCAAATGCCCAAAGGATTTCCAATGTTACAAGTCCAACTTTGAGGCTCTTTGCGATGCGGAAGATATCGGAATAGAATCATATCTGAAATTCCTGGAAGAAAATCCCCGATCTTGCCAATTTTCAGTTCCCTTCGGGGAAGGACACTTTTGTAAATGCTCTTATCGTGTGTATCTTTGCAAGAAATTAGGGAAGTCAACCCTGGCGTTTCATTGTATGCCCTAAATGTGCGAACACCATGAACTGAATCCTGACCCCGTTTCTCATAGAGAGAGGTGGGGCTTTTGGTGTGCTTTTGAGGTTGTATTTTTGTGGTGATTGAGTCCAAGATCAAAAGTTGTTCATTCCTTTGTGAGTGCATTCTTGCTCTATGAACCAATAATCCTCTCAAGGGGAATCAAATGGTGAAAACAACGAAGCCGCTTAAAGTTGCCATAGTGGGTGGTGGCCCTGGGTGCAAAGCTATTATGGATATGATATTTGCGAAAAAGCTCGGCCAGCTTCGGATGAGACTCGTCGGGGTAGCCTGCACCAATCCCAGGGCTGTGGGTTACCGCTACGCCCAAGATAAAGGGATTTATACAACGAGGGATTACTGTGATCTGTTCAAGCTCAAAGACCTCAACATTATTATCGAGCTGACGGGTCGACAGGAAGTAGCTAATGAGATCTCCCGAACCAAGCCAGATCGAATCACACTAATGGACCATGTCGCTGCCCGTCTGTTCTGGGATATCTTCCAAATTGAAGAGAAAAGTATTGCCGAGCGTAACCGGGCGCAGGAAATGCTGCAAAGTGCTCGCGACGGCTTGGAAATTCGGGTTAA
This genomic stretch from Deltaproteobacteria bacterium harbors:
- a CDS encoding CBS domain-containing protein is translated as MKDLKASDVMVRPVVSAKIHASARDITLQLLNGLYSGMPVTDEEGKPIGMVTEFDLLEAARSGKELVKTTAEDVMTKDVFTVDEATPVLDIVKIMKEKNIIRLPVTQDGKLVGIIARCDILKTLIEPEFVTYM